The DNA segment CCGGCTATCTTTGCATTTCCGTAATCTCTAAGTCCCTTAATTATTGCTCCAGCTGTACTACCTATATTTTCACAGTTTATGATTAAAATTATTGGAGTTTTTGTTATTTCTGATAGCTGATAAGTACTGTAATCTAGTCCTATTCCATCATAGAGGCCCATTACTCCTTCTATTATCGATATATCATACCCTTTCGAATATTTTATTAGGCTGTTAATAACGTTCTCCTTTCCCATTATAAATAAATCTAAATTTATTGAGGGAATCCCTCTTGTTGCAATCTTGTGATATCCAGTATCTATAAAATCTGGGCCGGCTTTGAATGGTCTAACTTTAATTCTTTTAGACAACGCTCTCATTAAACCAGATGAAATAAGTGTTTTTCCAGAACCGCTTCTATCTGATGAAATTAAAATTCTAGGTATGTGAGTCATATTATACCTAATGAGAAAAAGAAATAAATGTATAGTTTATGTTAAATTCAATCATGAAGTTTTCTTATGATGATGTAAGAGACTTTAAGAATATATTAACTGCTTTAGCAAAGTTAGTCGATGAGGCTTCATTAAAGATAAAACCAGATGGAGTAGAATTAGTAGCAATAGATAGGGCTCATATTTCGTTAGTGAAACTCCAAATTCCTAAAGAGGCGTTTAAAGACTACGATGTTCAAGAGGAGTTCAATTTCGGTTTTAATACTCAATACCTTCTAAAGATTTTATCCACTTCTAAGAGAAAAGAATCCATAGAGCTAGAAGCTAATGATCCTTCACAAGTTATAATAAGAATTTCTGGAGGTTTTAATAGAGATTATATTATTAGAAATCTAGACGTTTCTCCTCCTGAAGTTCCAGAACTTAATTTAGAATTTGATGTAAATGCGAGTATAAATTCTTCTGGATTCAAAAAGGCAGTAAGTCAAATTTCGGCAGTAAGTGATACCATATTATTTAAAGCAGATGAGAACGGTATTACTCTAAAGAGCAAATCTGAAACTGATGTAGAAGTAGAATTTACAAAAGAATCTGGAGGATTACAAGATATTGAATTATCAAAGCCTGCCGAGTCTACTTACTCTTGTGATTATTTAGACGATATATTAGCTTTAACAAAGCTTTCTGGCTTAATGAAAGTCTCATTCTCTGATCAAAAACCATTACAGATACAGTTTAATATGGAATCTGGTGGTAATGTAGTATACTTACTTGCTCCACAAATGGGGTGATAGAATTTAAGGCATGTATAATAGGAAGTTATCCAAAATCTATCGCATTAGGTAAGACAATATCTAGATATAGGTCAGGAAAAATATCTCAAGATAAATTAGAAAACGCCATTCTAAAAGAAGAGGAAAAATTCTTCAATATTGTAAAAGATGTTAATCCAGAATGCACTACTGATGGTTTATTTAGATGGGACGATATAGTAGATTTAACTTTCTCATACATTAATGGTCAAGAAAAAGGAGAGCTAATGAGATTTTTTGATAATAACTTTTATTATAGAAAAGCTGTAATAAAGTCTAAATTAACTCCTAAAGACGAATATAAAAACATTCTAGAAGTCGATAAAGAAATGATGAAGAAACTTGGCTTAAAATCTGGTTTAAGTGCAGTAATATTGGGACCTTTAACTTACGTTGAATTATCACAAGACGAATACTATCATAATGTAGAAGAATTATTATTTGCCTACTCCTCTGTAGTTAATGAAGTTATAAAAGGAATAGAAAGTAAAGTTGACATGATAGAAATACACGAACCTTCACTCTTCTCTAAGGGTATTAAAAAAGAAATACTCGATAAGCTTTCTTCAGCATACGAGAACATGCTTAAAGGTACTAGAAAGCCTACATTAGTTCTTTCCTATTTTGAGGTTTTAAATAAAAGACTTCCATATTTGTTTTCCCTGCCAGTAGAAAATTATGGCGTAGATGTAATAGAGAATAAAAAGAAGTTGCCTAATATATATAAATATTTTAAGGATAAGAATGTCTTCCTAGGAGTTTTAAACACTAGAAATACTAAAATGGAAAGAATAAGTACTATAAGAAGAATGGTAGAGAAGGCTAAGGAAAAAGGAGCTAAAGAAATTATGATTGGTAACGCAAGCCTAATGGACTTTATACCAGAGAAGATAGCTAAGAAAAAATTAATGCTTTTAAAGAAGGTGATACAATGATGGACGAGTTACCTATCCTACCCACAACTGTAATAGGTAGTTATCCTAGACCAAAGTGGTTAAGAGAAGCTATAAGATTACATAAAGCTGGAAAGATTTCGGATGAAGAATTGACGGAAGCATTTAATGATGCTGCTCTAGCAGTTCTTCATGATCATTATTTGGCAGGAATTGATGTTCCAACAGATGGGGAAGTAAAAAGGGATGAAATGGTTGAATATTTCGCGGAAAGATTAGGCGGTTTCAAGTTTTACGGTCCTGTAAGGGTTTGGGGTACTGCGTATTATAGAAAGCCAGCAGTTGTAGGAAAAATAGAATATAAATCACCGCTTTTAGTGGACGAATTTAATTATACTAAGTCAGTATCATATACTCCAAATGTTAAGATAACTATCACTGGTCCTTATACTATTGCCTATTGGTCGTATAATGAATACTATAAGGATATGCAGGATTTAGTATTCGATCTAGCTAAAATTATAAACAAAGAATTACATAATTTGGTAGACGCTGGTGCAAGAATAATACAAATAGACGAACCTGCAATACATTCTAATAAGAAAGACGTTAGTTGGGCAGTAGAAGCAGTAAACGAAGCTGTAAAGGGAATTAATGCTAAATTAGTTGTTCATATATGCTATGGAGATTATAGGATAGTTGCTCCGTACTTGAATGAGTTTAAGGTTGATCAAATAAATTTTGCTCTAAAAATATATAATTATAGATATCTAGAATTATTTAAAAAATATGGTTATGAAAAGGAGCTTGGATTAGGAGTAATAGACGTACATAGTAGACGAGTAGAATCTGCCGAAGAAGTTGCTAAAGATATTAAAAAATCGTTAAAATACTTCCCCGCAGAAAAGATATGGATCAATCCAGATTGCGGGTTAAAACTACTTCCTAGGAGCATAGCTTTCCAGAAATTAGTAAATATGGTAAAAGGTACAAAGATGGTAAGGGAAGAACTTAAAAAGTAGAATGTATGTAGTAAAATAAGCTAGTGATTAGCTATGAATAAGAAGAGAGCCAGAGGAAAATCTCACTCTACTAGACCAGTAAGAGCTGGAGCTCCTAAATGGGTTAGGTTCACTAGAGAAGAAGTTGAAATGCTAGTAGAAGAATTAGCAAAGAGAGGATACGGACCTAGTATGATAGGAGTAATATTAAGGGACCAGTATGGCGTACCTTTAGTTAAGCAAATAACTGGTAAAAAGTTGACACAAATCCTTGAGGAAAAAGGCTTGGCCCCCAAAATTCCAGAAGACTTATTTAACCTAATTAGAAAGGCTGTTAATGTAAGGAGACATCTGACAGAATATCCTAAAGATAAAGTATCTAAAAAAGGCCTTGAAGAAATTGAGTCTAAGATAAGAAGACTAGTAGATTACTATAAAGAAGTTGGAAAATTACCTGCTAATTGGAACTACGATCCTGCAACTGCTGAATTATTGATAACTAGTACATCATAACCTGCATCCTATTTCTTTCAATTTATTTTCAAGAACTAATTTATACGCGATTCTTGTCAATCTATCCGCTTCAGTATTTTCTTCTCTTGGAATCCATTTAAATTCTATATGCTCGAAATTTTTTAAACTGTCTTGTATTTTATCGTATATTCTTTTAAGTCTTGGAGATTTTATTCTATATTCTCCAGATAACTGTCTAATAACCAGTTGGCTATCTCCATAAAATATCGCTTTTGTAATTCCCAATTGTATTAATTTCCTTATAGCACAATATGCGCCCATATATTCGGCAACGTTGTTTGTCGAGTCTTTTGACCAAGGTTTTTCTGCTAAACCGTAACCTTGTAGAACTTGATTATCAATTTTTATTACATACGCATAAGTAGCTATTCCACCAGGATTTATTGGCTCGCACAATCCGTCAAAATTAACTTTTACCATCAATTTTTTCCTCTACCCTTTCCTTTAATATTTCTGCAACTCTTTTATCTACTCCTATAGGCTTAGCAATAACAACTTTCACTTTTTTCTCGTTTATTACGGTTTCTCCTTTCTCGTCTAGTCCTAATAATTTTGGGATATCTCTATAGAAATGCATACCAGCAGCAAATAATAGAGGCACAGCAATTATTTCTGTAGCACCTTTATTTACTAGGATTTCTAACGATTCTCTGAGTGTAGGTTTATTAAATTCAAGAAAACCATATTCTACTAAGGGAAAATACTCTGATAGTAAATTTTTATAGCCATCAGCTATATTTTTCCATTCCTCAACTCTACTGCCATGCAAGACTAAAATTATACCGATCATTTTAAGTTCTCTGGAGCTACGAGTTTATATACTTGTGTCAGAATACCAAAATGAAAAGGTGGCATTTAATTGCCGGACTTTAAGATTGTAATTTCAGATCCCGAAACAAAGCAATTAAAAATAATGAAAGTAAAGGTAAAGGTAGACGAAAATGTAAAATCGATAGATGGAGAAAAAGATGGAAAAGCACTACCTATAGCTAAATTAAATAGTAAATTAAAGCAAGCACTTAATCTGGATAAGTTATTAACACTGCAAATTGAAAAGCAAGAAGGAGATAAAAAAGTGAAAATAAAAGTACATTTCTTAGTGCAAATTGATGACAGTTTACCAGACAATGAGGTGCATATAAGTAAGAATATTGCAGAAAAATTCGGTGCTGAAGACTTTGAGGCCTTAGCATATAGGACTAAGGCTTTTCAAATTTCTATCGATCAATCAAAATTAAACTTATTTGGAACTAAAATAGGAGATAAAATAAATTTAGTAATTAGTGATACACCATTTACGTTAAAAATTACTGGAGGATCAGATAATACTGGCTTTGCAATGAGACCAGATATTTCTGGTCCTGCAAAGAGAAGAGTATTAGTTTCTGGCCCTCCGGGCTATATTCCACGCGAAGATGGTGAAAGAAAAAGAAAAATGCTAAGAGGGGATACAATAAGTAATGAAATTGTTCAGATAAATACTGTAATAGTAAGGTGATTTTTTGCCCTGGCCAAAAGTCCAACCTGAAGTTAATATAGGTGTAGTCGGTCATGTAGATCACGGTAAGACTACGTTAGTCCAAGCTCTAACTGGAATATGGACGTCTAAACATTCTGAGGAATTAAAAAGAGGAATGACTATAAAACTAGGATATGCTGAGGCAAGTTTTGGGATTTGTAAAAACTGTAAGAAGCCAGACGCTTATGTTAACGAGGAATCATGTAGGCAATGCGGAAGTGATGAAGAGCCGGAATTTTTAAGGAGAGTTTCATTTCTCGATGCTCCAGGACATGAGATTTTAATGGCTACTATGCTATCTGGAACTGCTATCCTAGATGGTGCAATTCTGGTAGTTGCAGCTAATGAACCATTTCCTCAACCTCAAACTAGGGAACATTTTGTAGCTTTAGGTATAGTAGGAATAAAAAATCTAGTTATAGTACAAAATAAAATCGATGTAGTAACTAAAGATCAAGCAATAGCACAATACAAGCAAATTACTGAGTTCATAAAAGGAACCTGGGCAGAAGGATCGCCTATAATTCCTGTTAGTGCACTTCACAAAATAAATATTGATGCGCTAATAGAAGCTATAGAAGAAAGAATTCCTACACCAAAGAGAGATTTAACTAAAACACCTATAATGTTAGTAGTGAGAAGTTTTGACGTAAATAAGCCAGGAACTACATTTGATAAATTAGTTGGAGGCGTAGTAGGAGGAAGTATAATTCAAGGTAAATTCTCTATAGGTCAGGAAATAAAGATTTTGCCTGGAATTAGAGTTGAAGATAAAGGTAAAGTAACTTACGAACCGATTTACAGTAAGATCGCATCGCTTAGATTTGGAGATCTAGAAGTGAACGAGGCCAAACCTGGAGGTCTAGTAGCAGTAGGAACTTATTTAGATCCTTCAGTAACTAAAGCTGATAGCCTAATGGGTAATATGGTAACGGACGCAAAGGCGGATATTCCAGTTTTATGGAATATTAGAGTTGAATATAATTTACTTGAAAGAGTGGTAGGTAGTAAGGATCTTGTTAAAGTTGAACCTATAAGAAATAAAGAAGTATTAATGATAACAGTTGGGTCTGCTACGACTCTAGGTACAGTAACTCATGCTAAGTCTAATGAAATAGAACTTGAACTTAAGAAACCAATTCCTGTTTGGGAGAATAATTTAAGATTAGTTATAAGTAGGCAAGTAGGAGGAAGATGGAGATTAGTAGGATGGGGGCAAATAAAAATTTAGGTATCCTAGTTGATACCAATATTTTACTTTACGTATATGATGGAGTAGATCCTTTTAATTTGATAATAGAATATCTTGATTATAAACCAGAATTCTATATTCATAAAGCAGTTTTTCATGAATTGGAAATTTTGAGGTCTAGACACTCTAGATCTCCTTCATATATGTCAAGAATAAATATTGCATTAATTTATCTGGAGAAGTATAAGAATTATTGGAAACTTATAGGTAATGAGATTGATAAACCTACTGACGATATTCTTATTGAATGCGCTAAAAGGAATAAATTACTTATTTTTACAAATGATAAGGAATTGAAACAAAAGGCATTAAAAAACAATGTAGGAATAATTTTTTTAACAAGTAAAGGTAAAATTATAAAATCGCTCTTTCCTATCTAACTGTTGATTATTATGTTTAAAATTATTAAAGCTAAAGGAGTTGTAAGAATACCGCCAGAATATTTTGGCGAAGAATTAGACAAGATTGCCCTTGAAATCTTGAAATCGGAATATCAAGATAAAATCTTTAAAGATTTAGGTTTAGTTCTTGGAGTATTGTCAGCTAAAGCTAGTGAAGAAGGCCAAATAATTTTTGGAGATGGAGCAACATATCATGAAGTTGAATTCGAATTATTGACATATGTTCCGGCTTTACAGGAAGTAGTTGAAGGAACAGTGGCAGAAGTAGATAATT comes from the Acidianus infernus genome and includes:
- a CDS encoding 30S ribosomal protein S6e, producing the protein MPDFKIVISDPETKQLKIMKVKVKVDENVKSIDGEKDGKALPIAKLNSKLKQALNLDKLLTLQIEKQEGDKKVKIKVHFLVQIDDSLPDNEVHISKNIAEKFGAEDFEALAYRTKAFQISIDQSKLNLFGTKIGDKINLVISDTPFTLKITGGSDNTGFAMRPDISGPAKRRVLVSGPPGYIPREDGERKRKMLRGDTISNEIVQINTVIVR
- the pcn gene encoding proliferating cell nuclear antigen (pcna), whose protein sequence is MKFSYDDVRDFKNILTALAKLVDEASLKIKPDGVELVAIDRAHISLVKLQIPKEAFKDYDVQEEFNFGFNTQYLLKILSTSKRKESIELEANDPSQVIIRISGGFNRDYIIRNLDVSPPEVPELNLEFDVNASINSSGFKKAVSQISAVSDTILFKADENGITLKSKSETDVEVEFTKESGGLQDIELSKPAESTYSCDYLDDILALTKLSGLMKVSFSDQKPLQIQFNMESGGNVVYLLAPQMG
- the rnhA gene encoding ribonuclease HI, whose translation is MVKVNFDGLCEPINPGGIATYAYVIKIDNQVLQGYGLAEKPWSKDSTNNVAEYMGAYCAIRKLIQLGITKAIFYGDSQLVIRQLSGEYRIKSPRLKRIYDKIQDSLKNFEHIEFKWIPREENTEADRLTRIAYKLVLENKLKEIGCRL
- a CDS encoding methionine synthase, which produces MMDELPILPTTVIGSYPRPKWLREAIRLHKAGKISDEELTEAFNDAALAVLHDHYLAGIDVPTDGEVKRDEMVEYFAERLGGFKFYGPVRVWGTAYYRKPAVVGKIEYKSPLLVDEFNYTKSVSYTPNVKITITGPYTIAYWSYNEYYKDMQDLVFDLAKIINKELHNLVDAGARIIQIDEPAIHSNKKDVSWAVEAVNEAVKGINAKLVVHICYGDYRIVAPYLNEFKVDQINFALKIYNYRYLELFKKYGYEKELGLGVIDVHSRRVESAEEVAKDIKKSLKYFPAEKIWINPDCGLKLLPRSIAFQKLVNMVKGTKMVREELKK
- a CDS encoding PIN domain-containing protein, which translates into the protein MGANKNLGILVDTNILLYVYDGVDPFNLIIEYLDYKPEFYIHKAVFHELEILRSRHSRSPSYMSRINIALIYLEKYKNYWKLIGNEIDKPTDDILIECAKRNKLLIFTNDKELKQKALKNNVGIIFLTSKGKIIKSLFPI
- a CDS encoding DNA-directed RNA polymerase is translated as MFKIIKAKGVVRIPPEYFGEELDKIALEILKSEYQDKIFKDLGLVLGVLSAKASEEGQIIFGDGATYHEVEFELLTYVPALQEVVEGTVAEVDNYGIYVNLGPMDGLVHISQIADDTFKFDSTRGVLIGEKSKKVLQKGDLVRARIVTVSAVSSSGKLPRIGLTMKQPTLGKLNK
- a CDS encoding CbiX/SirB N-terminal domain-containing protein, which produces MIGIILVLHGSRVEEWKNIADGYKNLLSEYFPLVEYGFLEFNKPTLRESLEILVNKGATEIIAVPLLFAAGMHFYRDIPKLLGLDEKGETVINEKKVKVVIAKPIGVDKRVAEILKERVEEKIDGKS
- a CDS encoding 30S ribosomal protein S15, whose amino-acid sequence is MNKKRARGKSHSTRPVRAGAPKWVRFTREEVEMLVEELAKRGYGPSMIGVILRDQYGVPLVKQITGKKLTQILEEKGLAPKIPEDLFNLIRKAVNVRRHLTEYPKDKVSKKGLEEIESKIRRLVDYYKEVGKLPANWNYDPATAELLITSTS
- a CDS encoding translation initiation factor IF-2 subunit gamma; translated protein: MPWPKVQPEVNIGVVGHVDHGKTTLVQALTGIWTSKHSEELKRGMTIKLGYAEASFGICKNCKKPDAYVNEESCRQCGSDEEPEFLRRVSFLDAPGHEILMATMLSGTAILDGAILVVAANEPFPQPQTREHFVALGIVGIKNLVIVQNKIDVVTKDQAIAQYKQITEFIKGTWAEGSPIIPVSALHKINIDALIEAIEERIPTPKRDLTKTPIMLVVRSFDVNKPGTTFDKLVGGVVGGSIIQGKFSIGQEIKILPGIRVEDKGKVTYEPIYSKIASLRFGDLEVNEAKPGGLVAVGTYLDPSVTKADSLMGNMVTDAKADIPVLWNIRVEYNLLERVVGSKDLVKVEPIRNKEVLMITVGSATTLGTVTHAKSNEIELELKKPIPVWENNLRLVISRQVGGRWRLVGWGQIKI